The genome window ATGCTGGTTACTGAATCAATGCCGATGATGGTGCGCGCCGGGCAAACCCGCAATTTTACTTTTGATAGGCTTGTAAATCAAACCAGCACGACGCTGCAGAACAAAACCTTAACACTGGAGTACACGCAAAACCCAGCCTGGTATGCAGTGCAGGCATTGCCCTATATGATGGAGTTTCCGTATGAGTGTTCAGAGCAAACGTTTAGCAGGTACTACGCAAATAGTTTAGCGGCCAGCCTGGTTAACAGGCTACCGGCCATTAAACAGGTGTTTAATCAATGGAAAAGCACAAACAGCACTGAACTGCTCTCAAACCTGGAAAAGAACCAGGAACTGAAGGCTACACTGCTTGAAGAAACTCCCTGGCTGCAGGATGCCGCAAATGAATCAGAACAGAAAAAAAGAATAGCCCTTTTGTTCGACCTTAATAAAATGAGCGATGAACTACAGACTAATTTGGATAAACTGCAAAAAATGCAATTGCCTGATGGTGGTTTCCCATGGTTTGGCGGCGACAGGTCTGACCGTTTTATAACACAGCACATTTTGCAGGGAATTGGCGAGTTGGAACATTTAAATAGTAATAACGACAAGAACCTGGAGGCAATAGCGAACAACGCACTAAAATATGCGGATGAGCACTTAATAGTAACTGATAAACAGCAAAATAAAAACAAAGGCTATGCAACCCGGCAGCTTGATGCCATAGAGATCCAGGCCTGGTTTACCCGCAGCTACTTTTTAAACAAACCTGTAAGCAACGCCATGCAAAAGCTGCTGAATGATTACCTAACCCGCGCATCGGATCAATGGACGCATCAAAATGTTTATGAGCAGGGAATGATTGCCTTAACCATGCAGCGGTATAAAAAGGCCAATATAACTATGCAGATAACGCGTTCCATTCTGGAAACCGCACAACAAAGTAACGACCTGGGGATGTATTGGGCAAAAAACCAGCGCGGTTATTACTGGTACCAGGACCCTGTAGCAACGCAGAGCCTAATGATTGAATTGTTTACAGAAGCAGGCAATAACACCAAAGCGGTTGACGAAATGAAGATCTGGCTGCTGCGCAATAAACAAACCAACAACTGGAAAACCACCACCGCTACCGCTGCAGCCTGTTACGCTTTGTTATTAAAGGAAAATGATCTGCTCGCAGCTAACGGTGCATCAGTCATAAAACTTGATGGAAAGGCACTGGATGAATTAAAGCCCGCCATCAAAGCAGATGCCGGAACAGGCTACCTGAAAACCAACTGGGTTGATGAGCAGGTTAAACCCGCTTTGGGAAACGTCGAAATAAAAAACAACAGCACCAATATCAGCTGGGGTGCACTGCACTGGCAGTATCTCGAAAATTTAGATAAGATAACATCTGCACAAACAAACATACAGCTGGAACGGAAATACTTTATCCAAAAACAGACCGGCGCCGGGACCGTATTGATTGCCATTGATGCTGCTCACAAGCCTAAAACCGGCGACTTGCTAAAAGTGGTAGTGAACCTGAAAGCCGACCGCGATTTTGAATATGTGCAGTTGAAAGATCTGCGGCCCTCAGGCACCGAACCCTTGGAAGCCTTATCTGCTTATAAATACCAGGACGGCTTATATTATTACCAGGTTACTAAAGATGTGTCCACCAATTTCTTTATCAGCTACCTTGCTAAAGGCAGCTATGTATTTGAATACCAACTGCGGGTAGCCCAGCCGGGCGATTTCTCAACCGGTATAACCACGGTACAAAGTGTGTACGCACCTGAATTTAATGCCCACTCAAACGGCGGCAGAATAACTATAAAGCCTTGACATGGTATAAAGAAGGCGTTTGAACTACCCGAAACGCCTTCTTTTAGCAGCCGTAATAACACTGAATTTGATACGTAAAACTACGCATTATTTTTAAGCACCACCCGCAAACAGGTTCATTTATAACTGATAATGAATTTGTTGTGAAATTACTGATTGCAAAATTATTTAGCAGTACTTCTTGCACTAATTGAAATAGTAACTTATATATATTAGTTTTATTGCAACTTTTATTAACCCTGATTATTTAAACAAAATGGAAAAACCAAAGGCTCCTGTTCACCTTACCGGTAAGGAAGGTGAAGAATTCGATTTAGATTTATCTGCAAGCTGGACAAAAAATCACAGAGACAGGAATCCGCACGAACCGCATTCTCATTTTTTCGGTAAGGAAATATTGGAAAAAATATTGAGTCAGCCGGGATGTGTAGGTTTGCGTTTTCATCACGCCCACAGCAAATCACATGGTGAGGCTGGTGGCGAAAGACACCTGATAATTACCGGTGTAACAGCAGAAGGACATGACATGCTGAATACACTCAGCGCCCAAAAGAAATTATCAAAAGCTGAAATGAAAACGGTTACTGCTTTTGACGTGGTAGGACAACAGTCTATGCCATGCCCGGGCTCTCCCGGCTGCCCTAAAAGTTTAATGTCTGAGCATCCAACAGAGTTATCATAAAATAATTGTATGTCTGTAACTTACATTTTGTACCTGTCCATTATATCCGGTTTTTTTCCGGTTATTTCGGCTTTGTACAATTACAGGAATTTGGATAAGACACTGAAAATTGTAGCAGGCTTTTTACTGATCTCGGTATTATTCGATTCGGGTTTTGAAATAGCAAGCCATTATCATGTCACTAATAATTTCCCGGCAATACATCTATTTATTGTACTAACCCTGGTTTTTTTTGCCGCAATTTACTACACTGCCTTTTTTAGTCCCCTGCTAAAAAAGGCAACTTTAATATTAAGTATATTGGCATTTATGCTGTTAATATTTAACCTGATATTTAATGAGGGGATATGGGAATATCCATCCATGTCAAATACGGTGTTAAGCGTATTGCTCATTTTTTTTTCACTGGTGTATTTTTACCAGATATTAACCAGGCAAGAGTTTATACATATTGAAAAGCAGGGCTTATTCTGGATAAATGCCGGGGTATTGTTTTATTATTCGGTTAATATATTTTTGTTTATGCTTTTCAGGCGGATCATTAATTCGCACCAGGAAGATTATTATATAATCCACAATGTAACTAACATTATTGCTAACGTTTTATTTACCGTAGGAATACTTTGCAAGCCCCAACTCCAGAAAACGACCTGATCCCGGTATTAGTTACAGGTACGCTTGTAATTGTAATACTTTTGATTTTTTTATTTTTTTTCGTGATCATCTATCAGCGGAAAATGATCAGGAACCAGGTGGAGTTGCGCAAGCTGCATGATGAAAAGCAAACTGATTTACTGAATGCTGTTTTTGAGACCCAGGAAAGCGAGCGAAAGCGGCTGGCCGAAGACCTGCATGACAGTGTTGGCCAGGTATTATCCGCTATAAAGCTTAACCTGCACCGGCTTGACAAAAGCCCAATTGGCCAAACCAAAGACCCTTTACTGGCTGATACCCGCAAGTTAACTGACGAATGTATCCAGGAAATCCGCAACATCATTCATAACGTGTTACCGCCCGTACTTACTGATTACGGATTAAAAGAAGCATTGGAAGGCCTTTGCTTAAAGATTGAGAAGGGTACCAATGTGCAGGTGGAATATAAGATCCAGCTTGACGAGGTACGGTTACCCCCCGAAATTGAGCTGGCCTTTTACCGGATAGCCCAGGAGCTGTTTAGCAATGCCATTAAACATTCAGATGCTACCATAATTCATTTAACCGTATCGAAAGACACTGAAGGCCTGGTGATGGAATTTAAGGACAATGGTAAGGGATTTAATATAAAAGAGGTTAAACACGGTTTCGGACTTAAAAACCTCGAAAGCCGCGTTCAGCTTATAAA of Mucilaginibacter xinganensis contains these proteins:
- a CDS encoding sensor histidine kinase, which codes for MIRNQVELRKLHDEKQTDLLNAVFETQESERKRLAEDLHDSVGQVLSAIKLNLHRLDKSPIGQTKDPLLADTRKLTDECIQEIRNIIHNVLPPVLTDYGLKEALEGLCLKIEKGTNVQVEYKIQLDEVRLPPEIELAFYRIAQELFSNAIKHSDATIIHLTVSKDTEGLVMEFKDNGKGFNIKEVKHGFGLKNLESRVQLINGEINVYTKPRNGTITIIRVMG